The following are encoded in a window of Candidatus Binatia bacterium genomic DNA:
- a CDS encoding DUF2339 domain-containing protein, with amino-acid sequence MPAYLIAVLVICALIPWLSVVLFAIFWRDIRNLKARIARLERAAGGLESAPVAPTPVAPAPVATPTVAPPAVASTPVAPPTAIPTLAPPRRVTPAPSARTQERLEEQIGGIWMQNVGSVLLLLGAFFLIVWGYANGRIGPEVLVLAGVALGAVVAWRGHVIGRTLAALGNAFIGVGLGVIYITLYLGHFRMHVFAGGVAFTLLAVTSLTTVAIGLRRREPIIATLGVIAAYLPQLLAVWIPLQGFKLALPALLGYFAVVNVVVFALAASVGWSGLVLLSLALTTATWSANAGVHAWSLGIQLALSALFVALGLAPVARLVREERPVRSIDLAVVASAPMLLLLASWPFLVAPDRLGAALLLSALAALYAAVSIWLERRRAERDLWRPLTAAATVFLAAGIERGLLPEYLALAWCAEGAALLWLGMGPRGAWLRLLAYTVLSVAAMRLLWVLLTAASPALPTLLSAPALRNLLVIGVFLLASHLIGRRRDLLAPEERLAPGGWVFVANALLMIWAAREAGQVRHFLTQVSGPDDEAIAVTLAGCAWMIQCFVLFQLSIARAAPVLRQVGYFAGGFAVLALFTGHAARDPWVAGYLPLLNTAALIVAFATTLLILGAELLWRHRDRLSPAERRIPELATAVANLVLLAWWAREAGHLASAFTPSDAAFGSRGPAVRTLAAVFTSAAWTLQAVVLFALGWIRGSAFLRWSGLVLFGLTVLKFLLVDLDRVDAFWRFVSALGIGAALLVVSFLYQRKARRSAGSLRSSPEAT; translated from the coding sequence TCCCCTGGCTGTCGGTCGTCCTCTTCGCGATCTTCTGGCGCGACATCCGCAATCTCAAGGCACGCATCGCGCGTCTGGAGCGTGCCGCGGGCGGTCTCGAGTCGGCCCCTGTCGCACCGACCCCCGTCGCGCCGGCCCCTGTCGCGACGCCTACGGTCGCGCCGCCTGCCGTTGCGTCTACCCCTGTCGCGCCGCCAACGGCCATCCCGACCCTGGCACCGCCTCGCCGGGTCACCCCCGCGCCTTCGGCGCGGACACAGGAACGCCTGGAAGAGCAGATCGGCGGCATCTGGATGCAGAACGTGGGGTCGGTGCTCCTCCTCCTGGGAGCCTTCTTCCTGATCGTGTGGGGCTACGCGAACGGGCGGATCGGCCCCGAGGTGCTGGTGCTCGCCGGCGTCGCGCTCGGCGCCGTGGTCGCGTGGCGGGGCCACGTTATCGGACGCACCCTCGCGGCCCTGGGGAACGCCTTCATCGGCGTCGGGCTCGGCGTGATCTACATCACGCTCTACCTGGGGCACTTCCGCATGCACGTCTTCGCGGGGGGCGTGGCGTTCACGCTGCTCGCGGTCACGTCGTTGACCACGGTGGCAATCGGGCTGCGCCGGCGCGAGCCGATCATCGCCACCCTCGGGGTGATCGCGGCCTACCTGCCGCAGCTCCTCGCCGTGTGGATCCCGCTCCAGGGGTTCAAGCTCGCGCTGCCCGCGCTCCTCGGCTATTTCGCGGTCGTGAACGTGGTCGTCTTCGCGCTCGCGGCCTCCGTCGGCTGGAGCGGCCTCGTCCTCCTGTCGCTCGCGCTCACCACGGCGACGTGGAGCGCCAACGCCGGAGTCCACGCCTGGAGCCTGGGCATCCAGCTCGCGCTCTCCGCCCTCTTCGTCGCGCTCGGCCTGGCTCCCGTCGCGCGGCTCGTCCGCGAGGAGCGGCCGGTTCGATCGATCGACCTGGCCGTGGTCGCATCGGCGCCGATGCTCCTGTTGCTCGCCTCTTGGCCGTTCCTCGTCGCGCCCGATCGGCTGGGCGCGGCGCTCCTTCTCTCGGCGCTCGCCGCCCTCTACGCCGCGGTCTCGATCTGGCTGGAGCGCAGGCGCGCCGAGCGCGACCTCTGGCGTCCCTTGACCGCGGCCGCGACCGTCTTCCTCGCGGCGGGCATCGAGCGCGGGCTTCTCCCCGAATACCTCGCGCTCGCCTGGTGCGCCGAGGGCGCAGCCCTCCTCTGGCTGGGCATGGGGCCGCGCGGCGCCTGGCTCCGCCTGCTGGCCTACACGGTCCTCTCCGTCGCGGCGATGCGGCTCCTCTGGGTGCTGCTCACGGCGGCCTCGCCCGCCCTGCCGACGCTGCTCAGCGCCCCCGCGCTGCGCAACCTGCTCGTGATCGGCGTGTTCCTCCTCGCGTCGCATCTCATCGGCCGCCGCCGCGACCTTCTCGCTCCGGAGGAGCGGCTCGCGCCGGGCGGGTGGGTCTTCGTCGCCAACGCGCTGCTCATGATCTGGGCGGCGCGCGAGGCCGGGCAGGTGCGGCATTTCCTGACGCAAGTCTCCGGCCCCGACGACGAAGCGATCGCCGTGACGCTGGCCGGATGCGCCTGGATGATCCAGTGCTTCGTCCTGTTCCAGCTCTCGATCGCCCGCGCGGCGCCGGTCCTCCGGCAGGTCGGCTACTTCGCCGGCGGCTTCGCCGTGCTCGCGCTGTTCACCGGCCACGCCGCCCGCGATCCGTGGGTCGCGGGGTATCTGCCGCTCCTCAACACGGCGGCGTTGATCGTCGCCTTCGCCACTACCCTTCTGATCCTGGGAGCCGAGCTTCTCTGGCGGCATCGGGACCGCCTCTCTCCGGCCGAGCGGCGGATCCCCGAGTTGGCGACGGCCGTCGCGAACCTGGTTCTCCTGGCCTGGTGGGCGCGCGAGGCGGGACACCTGGCGTCGGCGTTCACCCCGTCGGACGCGGCGTTCGGCTCGAGGGGGCCTGCCGTGCGCACGCTGGCCGCGGTCTTCACCAGCGCCGCCTGGACGCTCCAGGCGGTCGTTCTCTTCGCCCTCGGATGGATCCGCGGATCGGCGTTCCTCCGCTGGAGCGGGCTCGTCCTCTTCGGTCTCACGGTGCTCAAGTTCCTGCTCGTGGATCTCGATCGCGTGGACGCGTTCTGGCGCTTCGTGAGCGCGCTCGGGATCGGCGCGGCGCTCCTCGTCGTTTCGTTCCTCTACCAACGAAAGGCGCGGCGTTCGGCGGGATCACTGCGTAGCAGCCCGGAGGCGACGTAG
- a CDS encoding Rieske (2Fe-2S) protein yields MDQPSKPGISRRSFLDKLLGLGALAWFGSVVYPIFEYLKTPPQGEAEVTSVVAAKVKDLKPNTGVVFRFGRDPAILVSGPDGKLRALSAVCTHLQCTVQYRPDMQRIYCACHNGMYDLTGRNVSGPPPRPLTEYVVTLKGDDVVVSRT; encoded by the coding sequence ATGGATCAGCCGTCGAAGCCTGGAATCTCACGCCGCTCCTTCCTCGACAAGCTCCTCGGTCTCGGCGCCCTCGCGTGGTTCGGCTCGGTCGTCTATCCCATCTTCGAGTATCTGAAGACGCCGCCGCAGGGCGAAGCGGAGGTGACCAGCGTCGTTGCCGCGAAAGTGAAGGACTTGAAGCCGAACACGGGGGTCGTGTTCCGCTTCGGGCGTGATCCGGCGATTCTCGTGAGCGGCCCCGACGGCAAGCTGCGCGCCCTCTCCGCCGTCTGCACCCATCTCCAGTGCACCGTGCAGTACCGGCCGGACATGCAGCGGATCTACTGCGCCTGCCACAACGGAATGTACGACCTCACGGGGCGCAACGTCTCCGGACCGCCGCCCCGCCCGCTCACCGAGTACGTCGTCACGCTGAAGGGCGACGACGTCGTCGTGTCCCGGACCTAG